GTAGCAGCCGGTGGTGTCGGCCACCTCGGGGTCGGTGGCCAGATAGGTGAGGGCTTCGGCGCCCTGCTCCGGCGAGATCATGAAGATCCGCTTGGCGATCGCGGCCAGCGGCTTGCCGTACCAGGGCATGGTGTCCCAGATGCCGGTCGCCACGGCGCCCGGGTGGAAGGCGTTGACCGTCACGCCGGTGCCGTCGAGCCTGCGGGCCAGCTCCCGGGTGTAGAGGATCAGCGCCAGCTTGGAACGGCTGTAGGCCTTCTCGCCGGTGTAGCCGTGTTCGAAGGGCAGATCGTCCAGGTCGAGGCGGGCGCCGAAATGCAGCACCGAGGAGGTGAACACCACCCGCGCGGGGGCGCTGTCGAGCAGCAGGTCCAGCAGTAGTTCGGTGAGCAGGAACGGGCCGAGATAGTTGACGGCGAAGGTGGTCTCGACACCGTCCTCGGTGAGCGCGCGGTCGGGGAAGTGCCCGCCCGCGTTGTTGGCCAGCACGTCGAGGCGGTCGTAGCGCTGCCGGACCTGCTCGGCCAGCTCGCGGATCGCCGCCTGCGAGCCGACATCGCAGCGCAGCGTGTCGACCGCGCCCGCGCCGGCCGCCCGCACCCGCTGCTCGGTGGCGGCCAGTTTCTCCGGGTTGCGACCGACGAGAATCAGATGCTCCCCCCGCGCGCCGAGCTGCTCGGCCGCCGCCGATCCGATACCCGATGTCGCCCCCGTGATCAGGATCGTCTTCATATACGCCACCGTGCCACAGCGGCGGACGTCGCGCCGGGACGCGCCGAAATCCGCGCCGGCCGGGCTCGGCCGGGGCCCGCGTCAGTCGGTCTTCGCCGACGCCTCCGCCTGGTCCGGGGGCGGCGGTGTGGTCACCAGATCGATCTGCTCGCCGACGTAGCGCAGGATCACCGCCGCCACGGCCGCGACCGGCACCGCGAGGAACGCGCCGACGATGCCGTAGAGCGAGCCACCGGCGGTGACCGCGAGCAGCACCACCACCGCGTGCAGCTGCATGCTGCGGCTCTGCAGCACCGGTTGCAGGATGTTGCCCTCCAGCTGCTGCACCGCGATGATGATCGCCAGCACGATCAGCGCCGTGGTCACGCCGTTGGCCACCAGGGCGACCAGCACGGCGAGCGCGCCGGCCACGAACGCGCCGACGATCGGGATGAAGCCGCCGATGAAGGTCAACACCGCCAGCACCAGCGACAACGGGACACCGAGGATCACCAGGCCCGCGCCGATCAGCACCGCGTCGATCAGGCTC
This sequence is a window from Nocardia farcinica. Protein-coding genes within it:
- a CDS encoding SDR family oxidoreductase, with product MKTILITGATSGIGSAAAEQLGARGEHLILVGRNPEKLAATEQRVRAAGAGAVDTLRCDVGSQAAIRELAEQVRQRYDRLDVLANNAGGHFPDRALTEDGVETTFAVNYLGPFLLTELLLDLLLDSAPARVVFTSSVLHFGARLDLDDLPFEHGYTGEKAYSRSKLALILYTRELARRLDGTGVTVNAFHPGAVATGIWDTMPWYGKPLAAIAKRIFMISPEQGAEALTYLATDPEVADTTGCYFQRNRPKQPGRRATDDELGARLVEVSARLCGLPTPLKAGDARGGTPPA